tttttcttttctttttttaaaattatttttttaaggtttatttatttttgagagagagagggagacacagaatctgatgcaggttctgggctctgagctgtcagcacagagcctgacgcagggcttgaactcacaaaccatgagatggtgacctgagccgaagtcagatgcttaactgagccacccaggcgcccccagtttttcttttcaataaattatcCACTGGGATATATTACCTTGATGTATTTAAATCTGGgaattgatgtttaaaaaaaatgaaacccttAAACCCATACTTATTTGGACTTGGCACATTCGTTATTTGTTACAAAACTGTCTACTTTCTTTGCTGATAATGCAAATAACACGAGAATGGCAGGAAGTAGTGAAATcgaacacagagaagaaaaccgATAGGGCGGGTGAGGACAGGGGTGGCTGGAAGCCCTAATGCTAAGGACATGCGGGTTCTACCGGGGAGTTTCCGGATGGAAAAGGAGACGCTTCATAATGAATGGGGTCAGAGGATGGTACAAAAAAACTTCTTCTCTCGGAAGGGGTTTTCTGACGCAGGCACTGGGATGATGAGCGGGTCTTCGCGCACGTGGGCTTCGCAGTAGGCCAGGAGGTCCGCGGCCGCCTGGGACACCTGCGGGGACACAGCACAGGTGTGGGTTAGAGGCCCGCTCCCCACGGGTCTGGTGCAGAGGTGGCCGCGTGGACCAGCCCAAGGACAGGCGTGTGCTGCCACCGTGGCCATTCCCAGCCTGGAAAGACAGGGTCTACGCAAACCCAGAAGAGACTGGGTTTCAATCATGCTTGTGAGGAAAGAGATGTGGCCCAGGGGCTGGTGGATCACCCTCCAGACTGGAATGAGAAGCCAGCACGGAAGGTCCAGGCATCCCTGTTCTGCTCCCCACTGGGTGATGAGTGGAGGCCCCAGGCCACTAGCTTCTCCTTACTCTCCTAAACCATTTCTAGCTGGATAAAGCTGAGCACTGGCCCTGGGCAGGCCAGTGGGA
The genomic region above belongs to Suricata suricatta isolate VVHF042 chromosome 2, meerkat_22Aug2017_6uvM2_HiC, whole genome shotgun sequence and contains:
- the GNG4 gene encoding guanine nucleotide-binding protein G(I)/G(S)/G(O) subunit gamma-4; this translates as MKEGMSNNSTTSISQARKAVEQLKMEACMDRVKVSQAAADLLAYCEAHVREDPLIIPVPASENPFREKKFFCTIL